A genomic window from Pyxicephalus adspersus chromosome 2, UCB_Pads_2.0, whole genome shotgun sequence includes:
- the OPTN gene encoding optineurin: MAHQTYGSEMVNGHLDDSDYSLLYKSEADMLEQIRQLLEENTKLKETMKQKSQEMKERLEELLKREEQARGDSGQPEFKQRTFELSKENELLKKEIQHLKEKSLHTQSEEESLKQLKAQIVRLQAEKADLLGIISELQVKLSSCASEDSFVEIRIAGKDTAAKEKERKAGDDTSNPEMITYRTTSSNEDKSGQESEELAVSKLLHSLREETEKVDRLQRELASTNDKLSDLEKKSLNYIHKETETDPILEQNVEDRQTVELLSGEVEILKQKVESLNKELYDTNEKLNEAQQIKDKLQDRCLSLDKKLADNQFDMDERQKLLYSTQTLELQVESLKSEIKIEQSKTEDQKRLLSALQDSFDKQKCDFELLKIAEAEKVPKVQLTHLMGKLDTCEKALAKKQLEIDQLKEEVAKQRENAETIELLKAQIDVYCSDFHAEREARQYIHREKEDLATQLTLMLEENESLKGRHSIEQLQRRHVPSEGAHLVPRGADNVGQPSIVPKCPKCDLVAPDLDTLQIHVMECIT; the protein is encoded by the exons ATGGCTCATCAGACTTATGGGAGTGAAATGGTGAACGGACACCTAGATGACTCTGATTATAGTCTGTTATATAAAAGTGAGGCAGATATGCTGGAACAGATTAGGCAATTACTTGAAGAAAACACCAAACTCAAAG AAACCATGAAGCAGAAAAGTCAGGAAATGAAGGAGCGTCTTGAAGAGCTTCTAAAGAGGGAAGAGCAAGCACGAGGTGATTCTGGACAACCAGAGTTTAAACAGCGTACATTTGAACTGAGTAAAGAAAATGAACTATTGAAGAAGGAGATccagcatttaaaagaaaaatctctgCATACACAG AGTGAAGAGGAGAGCCTGAAACAGCTGAAGGCACAGATTGTACGTCTCCAGGCAGAGAAGGCTGATCTTCTTGGAATCATATCTGAGCTGCAAGTGAAACTTAGCAGCTGTGCATCTGAAGACTCATTTGTTGAAATCAGAATTGCG GGAAAGGATACAGCAGCaaaggagaaggaaagaaaggcaGGAGATGACACATCAAACCCAGAAATGATTACATACAG GACGACATCCTCCAATGAAGACAAAAGCGGCCAGGAATCTGAAGAATTGGCAGTCAGCAAACTTCTTCATAGCCTGCGCGAGGAAACTGAAAAGGTAGATCGATTGCAGAGAGAGCTAGCAAGCACAAATGACAA GCTATCAGATCTggaaaagaaatctttaaattacATACATAAAGAAACAGAAACGGATCCAATACTGGAGCAAAATGTCGAAGACAGACAAACTGTAGAACTT CTGTCTGGGGAGGTGGAGATACTGAAACAGAAAGTAGAAAGTCTCAATAAAGAACTTTATGACACAAATGAGAAATTAAATGAGGCTCAGCAGATTAAGGATAAGCTGCAAGACAG atgtttgtctctggATAAGAAACTTGCAGATAACCAGTTTGATATGGATGAGCGACAGAAGCTTTTATATTCTACCCAGACTTTGGAGCTCCAAGTGGAGAGCTTGAAGTCTGAAATCAAAATAGAGCAAAGCAAAACTGAAGACCAAAA GAGACTGCTGTCGGCTCTGCAGGATTCATTTGACAAACAGAAATGTGACTTTGAGCTTCTGAAAATCGCAGAG GCTGAGAAAGTGCCCAAAGTACAGCTGACACATTTAATGGGAAAGCTGGATACATGTGAAAAAGCCCTTGCTAAAAAACAGTTAGAGATCGATCAACTAAAAGAAGAAGTCGCAAAACAGAGGGAAAATGCTGAGACAATAGAGCTTCTCAAAGCTCAG ATTGATGTTTACTGTTCTGATTTTCACGCGGAGAGAGAGGCCAGGCAATATATTCATAGAGAAAAGGAGGACTTGGCAACACAGCTGACACTTATGTTAGAAGAAAATGAGTCGCTGAAAGGAAG gcaTTCCATAGAACAGCTTCAGAGACGCCATGTGCCATCAGAAGGTGCCCACCTTGTACCAAGAG GAGCAGATAACGTGGGGCAGCCAAGTATAGTACCAAAGTGTCCCAAGTGTGATCTGGTTGCACCAGACTTGGACACGTTACAGATTCATGTCATGGAGTGCATCACTTAG